The following proteins are co-located in the Purpureocillium takamizusanense chromosome 10, complete sequence genome:
- a CDS encoding D-arabinitol 2-dehydrogenase (EggNog:ENOG503NU20~COG:Q), with amino-acid sequence MAARPSVFAPALRRAAASAVRPAALRPSFAAARNLHNVPPRRDKPGKYARTDSDIEVEYPEEHELPPSKPVRGLPGQYVKPTLASFSLDGNVGLVTGGARGLGLVIGQGMVYSGSDLALVDMNKEEAEKQCQQLVDAFIKENPNAERIPRVTAHYADVSDPESVEACIAEVIQQHGKIDNLVTSAGFTENFEAINYPIDRMRKLWAVNVDGTYLFATSVARHLMERKAPGSMVMIGSMSGSIVNVPQPQAPYNAAKAGVRHLAASLAVEWAHAGIRVNCISPGYMLTALTQKILDENPDLKQKWTSLIPQGKMGQPQDLMGPVTFLLSNASQYVTGADIRVDGGYTVT; translated from the exons ATGGCCGCCAGACCAAGCGTCTTCGCTCCCGCCctgcgccgggccgccgcctcagccgTGCGACCCGCGGCCCTGCGCCCGtcctttgccgccgcgcgcaacCTGCACAACGTGCCTCCGCGCCGTGACAAGCCCGGAAAGTACGCGCGGACCGACTCGGACATTGAGGTCGAGTACCCCGAGGAGCACGAGCTGCCACCCTCCAAGCCCGTGCGTGGCCTGCCCGGCCAGTACGTCAAGCCCACGCTCGCCAGCTTCTCGCTCGATGGcaacgtcggcctcgtcaccggcggcgcgcgcggcctcggcctcgtcatcggccaGGGCATGGTCTACTCGGGCTCCGACTTGGCACTCGTCGACATGAATA aggaggaggccgagaagcagTGCCAACAGCTGGTGGACGCCTTCATCAAGGAGAACCCCAACGCCGAGCG CATCCCTCGGGTCACGGCCCACTATGCCGACGTTTCGGACCCCGAGTCGGTCGAGGCCTGCATCGCCGAGGTCATCCAGCAGCACGGCAAGATCGACAACCTCGTCACCTCGGCCGGCTTCACCGAGAACTTTGAGGCCATCAACTACCCCATCGACCGCATGCGCAAGCTGTGGgccgtcaacgtcgacggcacCTACCTCTTCGCCACCTCGGTCGCCCGCCACCTCATGGAGCGCAAGGCGCCCGGCAGCATGGTCATGATTGGCAGCATGTCCGGCTCCATTGTCAACGTGCCCCAGCCCCAGGC TCCCTACAACGCCGCCAAGGCAGGCGTccgccacctcgccgcctctctCGCCGTCGAGTGGGCGCACGCGGGCATCCGCGTCAACTGCATCTCCCCCGGCTACATGCTCACCGCCCTGACGCAAAAGATCCTCGACGAGAACCCGGACCTCAAGCAGAAGTGGACCTCGCTCATCCCCCAGGGCAAGATGGGCCAGCCCCAGGATCTCATGGGCCCCGTCACCTTTTTGCTGTCCAACGCCTCGCAGTACGTCACGGGCGCCGACatccgcgtcgacggcggctacACCGTCACCTAA